A genomic region of uncultured Paludibaculum sp. contains the following coding sequences:
- a CDS encoding aminotransferase class III-fold pyridoxal phosphate-dependent enzyme encodes MSDSSLTPRRVPTVETSFRRIQTEFPVPESLPILQKLQDFEIRAMAGQPPVVWDRAEGFQVYDAWGNMWLDWSSGVLITNAGHGRKEIADAVSAQAQYTLLTNYCFPSAIRAELCERLVSLMPEPLKKIFLLTTGSETVEFAVKVARIHGHKMGGRTKNVIVSFDKAFHGRTLGSQQVGGIPVLKEWIGNLDPGFVQVPFPDGFWTEDTSFELFERTLAEHGVAPSQVCAVIMETYQGGTAAFAPVEYIKTLRQWCDGHRALLVFDEVQAGFGRTGRLWGFEHYGVLPDLTTWGKGISSSLPISAIVGKPELMDLPNPGSASSTHTGNPVCCAAALANVDLIVKEELPRNAAAAGEVLQQGLRAIQGKFPQAGYLAGKGLVAGLACVKPHKQPDGELAHAIVWRCVEKGLLMFSPVGPAGCTIKIAPPLNITAEAIREGCAVLEEAFAEVLAERAAATPDAVVQA; translated from the coding sequence ATGAGTGACTCATCCCTTACGCCGCGCCGCGTCCCCACCGTGGAGACCTCCTTCCGCCGCATCCAGACCGAATTTCCAGTGCCGGAGTCACTCCCCATCCTGCAAAAGCTCCAGGACTTCGAAATCCGCGCCATGGCCGGCCAACCCCCTGTCGTCTGGGATCGCGCCGAAGGCTTCCAGGTCTACGACGCCTGGGGCAACATGTGGCTCGACTGGTCCTCCGGTGTCCTCATCACCAACGCCGGCCACGGCCGTAAGGAAATTGCCGACGCCGTCAGCGCCCAGGCCCAGTACACGCTCCTCACCAACTACTGCTTTCCCTCAGCCATCCGCGCCGAACTGTGCGAACGCCTCGTCTCGCTCATGCCGGAGCCTCTCAAAAAGATCTTCCTCCTCACCACCGGCTCCGAGACCGTCGAGTTCGCGGTCAAAGTCGCCCGCATCCACGGCCACAAAATGGGCGGCCGCACCAAGAACGTCATCGTCTCGTTCGACAAGGCCTTCCACGGCCGCACCCTCGGCTCCCAACAGGTGGGTGGCATCCCGGTATTGAAGGAGTGGATTGGCAACCTCGATCCCGGATTCGTTCAGGTCCCGTTTCCCGACGGTTTTTGGACCGAGGACACCAGCTTCGAGCTCTTCGAGCGCACCCTGGCCGAGCACGGCGTCGCCCCTAGCCAGGTCTGTGCCGTCATCATGGAAACCTACCAGGGCGGTACCGCCGCCTTCGCCCCGGTCGAGTACATCAAGACCCTGCGCCAATGGTGCGACGGCCATCGCGCCCTGCTCGTCTTCGACGAGGTCCAGGCCGGCTTCGGCCGCACCGGCCGTCTGTGGGGCTTCGAACACTACGGCGTCCTGCCGGACCTCACCACCTGGGGCAAGGGCATCTCCAGTTCGCTACCCATCTCCGCCATCGTCGGTAAGCCGGAACTGATGGACCTGCCGAACCCGGGCTCCGCCTCGTCTACCCACACCGGCAACCCCGTCTGCTGCGCCGCCGCCCTGGCCAACGTCGATCTCATCGTGAAGGAAGAGTTGCCCCGCAATGCCGCCGCCGCCGGCGAAGTTCTCCAGCAGGGCCTGCGCGCCATCCAGGGGAAGTTCCCACAGGCCGGATACCTCGCTGGCAAGGGCCTGGTGGCCGGTCTGGCCTGCGTCAAGCCGCACAAGCAACCCGACGGCGAGCTGGCCCACGCCATCGTCTGGCGCTGCGTCGAGAAAGGTCTGTTGATGTTCTCCCCAGTCGGCCCGGCCGGTTGCACCATCAAGATCGCCCCGCCTCTCAACATCACCGCCGAAGCCATCCGCGAGGGCTGTGCCGTGCTGGAAGAAGCCTTCGCCGAAGTGCTGGCCGAGCGCGCCGCCGCTACGCCCGACGCCGTTGTGCAGGCCTGA
- a CDS encoding Gfo/Idh/MocA family oxidoreductase → MQIATIGGGMIAHDQILPSLYQMQRLGSVGPVEVCARNAATLDKLASSEIIQRAFPGHSFRPRLEPYAEVIAGLPRHQLVIVALPDDLHYQAVMTALRHDQHVLCVKPLVLTVAQSIEIEAEARTRGLLVGIEYHKRFDDRSLLARRRYQAGLFGEFKLGTACLLEKWYYRHSNFQNWFTLDASDAFTYIGCHYIDLVAFVTGLRPTGVSVYGIKDRFPNGNEGWLWTDARVLWNNGACLNVQNALGFPDAAPGTNMQSLTMYCSNGQVGGWLHHSDQFRGMQYCYTANPGGDGMNTYAEPSPDYFQYVDVGGPGLTPVGYGYRSTAYIVERALEMQGKDLTARQQLLAQWDAAAVMATPANSRYNEAVVEAARESIRDGGRMVSIPS, encoded by the coding sequence ATGCAAATCGCGACTATCGGCGGGGGCATGATCGCCCACGATCAGATCCTTCCCTCGCTCTACCAGATGCAGAGGCTGGGCTCGGTCGGGCCGGTGGAAGTCTGCGCCCGCAACGCCGCGACACTCGACAAGCTCGCCTCCTCCGAGATCATCCAGCGCGCCTTCCCGGGGCACTCGTTCCGGCCGCGTTTGGAACCCTATGCCGAGGTGATCGCCGGCCTCCCGCGCCACCAACTCGTGATCGTCGCCCTGCCCGATGACCTCCACTATCAGGCCGTCATGACCGCCCTTCGTCATGACCAGCACGTGCTCTGCGTCAAGCCGCTGGTCCTCACGGTGGCGCAGTCCATCGAAATCGAAGCCGAGGCCAGGACCCGCGGTCTCCTCGTCGGCATCGAGTACCACAAGCGCTTCGACGACCGCTCGCTCCTCGCCCGCCGCCGCTATCAGGCGGGGCTCTTCGGCGAGTTCAAGCTCGGCACCGCCTGCCTGCTGGAGAAGTGGTACTACCGGCACTCCAACTTCCAGAACTGGTTCACTCTTGACGCCTCCGACGCGTTCACCTACATCGGCTGCCACTACATCGATCTCGTCGCTTTTGTCACCGGTCTCAGACCCACCGGCGTCAGTGTCTACGGCATCAAGGACAGGTTCCCCAACGGCAACGAGGGCTGGCTGTGGACCGACGCGCGCGTGCTCTGGAACAACGGGGCCTGCCTCAATGTGCAGAATGCCCTCGGCTTCCCCGACGCCGCGCCCGGCACCAACATGCAGAGCCTGACGATGTACTGCTCGAACGGTCAGGTCGGAGGCTGGCTCCACCACTCCGACCAGTTCCGCGGCATGCAGTATTGCTACACCGCGAATCCCGGAGGTGACGGCATGAACACTTACGCCGAGCCCTCGCCCGACTACTTTCAATATGTGGATGTGGGCGGCCCCGGGCTGACGCCCGTGGGCTACGGCTACCGTTCCACCGCCTATATCGTGGAGCGGGCCCTGGAGATGCAAGGGAAGGATCTGACTGCCCGCCAGCAGCTTCTCGCTCAGTGGGACGCCGCTGCGGTAATGGCGACCCCGGCTAACTCCCGCTACAACGAAGCCGTGGTGGAAGCGGCTCGCGAATCCATCCGCGACGGCGGCCGGATGGTATCGATCCCATCCTAA